ATCATCTTCAGCCTGCAATTGAGCGGCACGGTGGTGATCGAGACGGTGTTCTCGCTGCCCGGCCTCGGCAAGTTGCTGGTGAACGCCATCCTGACCCGCGACTATCCCTTGATCCAGGGTGGGCTCCTGATCACGGCTTCGATGTTCGTGCTCATCAATCTCGCGGTCGACGTGCTCTACACCGCGATCGACCCCAGGATCCGCTATGAGTAGCGACGCGCTCGCCGCGGCCCAGAGGATCGGCCTGGCGCGGCCCCGGCGCCGGGGCTGGCAGGCGACGCTGCGGCGCTTTTCCCGACACCGGCTGTTCATGGTCGGTTTCGTGCTCTGCGCGATCGTGCTCTTTTGCGCGCTCTTCGCCGACGTGATCGCCACCCACGATCCCGTGCGCATCCGCATGCGCGAAGCCTTTCAGACGACATCGGCGGCGCATCTCTTCGGCACCGACAGCCTGGGGCGCGACATCTTCAGCCGGGTCGTCTACGGCGCCCGCGTGTCGCTCGCCATCGGCTTGAGCACGGTCGTGCTCTCCGGCGCGTTCGGCGTGCTCTTTGGCGTGCTCGCCGGCTATTTCATGGCGTGGGACGACGCGATCATGCGCTTCATGGACGCGCTCATGTCGTTCCCGCCGGTCTTGCTGGCGCTCGCCATCGCGGCCGCCCTCGGGCCGTCCGCCACTAATGTCGTGCTGGCGATCTTCGTCCCCTACGTGCCGCGCACGGCGCGCCTTGTCCGCGCCTCGGCATTGACCGTGCGCGAGCTCGACTTCGTCAGCGCTGCCCGCGCGATCGGCGCCGGCGATGTCCGCATCGTCTTCCGCCACATCTTGCCGAACTGCCTCGCCCCCTTGATCGTGCAGCTCACCTTCGTCTTCGCCATCGCGGTCTTGTCCGAGGCGGCCTTGAGCTTTCTCGGATTGGGCCCGCCGCCGCCGACGCCGAGCTGGGGCAACATCATCGCCGACGGCCGCGACTATCTGCGCGAGGCCTGGTGGATCTGCCTGTTTCCGGGCATCGCGATTTCGCTGACGGTGCTGGGCTTGAACCTGCTGGGCGACGGGCTGAGAGACCTCATCGATCCCAGGCTCAAGGTCGAGCAGTAGCGCCCGCACCCCGGCCGGCGGACGGGGCCAAGGCGCCGATCGCCCGCACCAGCTCGCCGAGCCCGCGATCCACATGCTTGTCCCGGCGGAGCACCAGGGCCAGCCGGCGATAGACCCTGGGCCGGAGCGGGCGGATCGCCATGCCCTCGGTCAGGCTCGGATCGGCGACCGCAAGCCGCGGCAGGACCGCGGCGCCGAGCCCGGCCTCCACCAGCTTCTTGATCGCTTCCACGCTGCCCAGCTCCATGATCGGGCGGCACCGGCGGCCGCCCGCTTTGAACCATCGGTCGATCACGCCGCGGGCATGGCCGCCGGCCTCGTAGAGGATGACCGGCCGCTCCGCCAGCATGGCGGCGGTGACGCTGGCCCGCATCGGCGCCTCGGCCATGGGGAAGACCGCGACCAGCTCGTCGTTCAACACCGGGGTTGCCCGTAGGCTGCGGCCGGGGACGGGCATGGTAACGAGGGCGGCGTCGATGCGGTTCTCTTCCAGCGCCTTCAGGATCTCCGGCGAGTTCCCGGTGCTGACCACGATCTCCAGCCCGGGATAGGCGCGACGCAGCTCCTTCAGGATCGGCGGCAGCACATAGATGCAAACCGTGGCACCGGTGCCGAGGCTGACCCGGCCGCTGATGCCGGAGCGGTGCTCGGCCACCGATTCCAGCGCGTCCGCCACCGCCTCGTCGATGCGCTTGGCGCGTTCGATCAGCACCAGCCCCGCCGCCGTCGCGCGCACGCGCTTGCCGCCGCGCTCGACCAGACGAATGCCGAGGCGCTCTTCCAATTGCCTGACCTGCAGGCTGACGGCCGGCTGGGTCAAGCCGCGCCGCTCGGCGGCAGCCGAGAAGCTGCCGAGCTGGACCACATCATTCAGCGCCTGCAGCTGGTCGAGGTTGAGACGACGCATGCCAAAGTTTCGCTTATATCGGAGATAGAACAAATGAATTTCCCTTTGGCAGGGGCGGATGGGATGCTGCGGCGAGGCATGGGGAAGCAAATCGGTGTCGAGCAGACTGGCAATGGCTGCGGCGAATGAGCGCGCGCTGGGTTTCGGCGGCGGTGCGCCGCCGGATTTTAAACAGCGATGACAATGCCCCCACCCCGGCCCTCCCCCACCTGTCGGCGGGGGAGGGTGATGACCTGCCATAATTCCCTCCCTCGCCGAAGGGCGGGGGAGGGAGGGGCCCGCGCGAGCGGGAGGGTGGGGGCTGTCGGCGCCGGCCGCATGTCTTGGTGCCGCAGATAATGGCCTTCGTCCACCGCACCGCCTTCAAGCACTCTCTCGGCCGATTTTTCTCGCTCTTCGCCTTGCCGCCGGCGATCGGCGGCAGCGTGCATGCCCTCGGCATCACCCAGATCGTCTGCTGGGGCACCACCTTCTATGCGCCGGCGGTGATATCCGATCCGATCATCGCCGAGATGGGCTGGTCGCGCACCGAGGTGTTCGGCGCCTTTTCCTTGAGTCTCATCCTGGGCGCGCTCGTCTCCCGGCCGGCCGGCCGCGCCCTCGACCGCCATGGCGGACGGACTCTGATGGCGATGGGATCGGCGGTGTGTGCGCTGGGCCTCTTGGTGCTGAGCCTCGCCCCCTCGCTCCCGGTCTATCTCGCGGGCTGGCTGGTGCTGGGCGTGGGCATGCGGCTCAGCCTCTATGAAGCGGCCTTCGCCACCTTGACCGAGATCGCCGGCACCGAGGCGCGCCGCGCCATCTCGGCGCTGACATTCTATGGCGGCTTTGCCTCCAGCGTGTTCTGGCCCTTGGGCTGGGCCTTGGCGAGCTGGGTCGGCTGGCGCGGCGCGCTCGTCATCTTCGCGGCTCTCAACCTCATGGTTTGCCTGCCGCTCCATCTCTGGTGCTTGCCGGCGCGAAAGCCGAGGGCGACCAAGGCCGCCTCTCCCGGCAGCACCAACGGCGATAGCGGTCGCCTCGAAGGGACGCTGCGCCGCCTGGCGATGGTCGCCTTCACGCTCGCCTTCGCGCTCATGACCTACGTCAACTCGGCCCTCTCCGCGCACATCATCGACACGCTGGTAGCGATGGGCTTGAGCGGCAAGGAAGCAGTGTCGGTCGCCTCGCTGCGCGGCTTCGGGCAGGTGGGTGCCCGGGTGAGCGAGTTCCTCTTTGCCGCCGGGCTCGATCCGGTTTGGCTCGCCATCATCGCCGTCGGGCTGACGCCGCTCGCCCTCGTCGTCCTCTTCCTCGGCGGCGGCTTCGTCATCGCCACCGTCTTCTCCCTCGGCCAAGGGGCCTCCAACGGCCTCGTCACCATCGCCCGGGGGGCCGCACCCTTGGTCGTTTTCGGGGCGGAAGGCTATGGCCAGCTCCTCGGCACCATGGCAGGCCCGGCGCTCATCGCTTCGGCGGTGGCCCCGCTCGTCCATGCCGCGGTGATCGACCGCTGGGGCCATGGTGCGGCCTTGTGGTCGATGCTGCTGGTGGCGCTGGCGGCCTTGTCGGCTCTCGCCGTGCTGGCGGCGGCGCTCCGCGGGGCGAGGCGGGGACGCTGAGATCCGATTGCTTCCCAGCGGCTTAGAAGCGGCCCGGGGCCGGCACCTCTCGGCTGGGCGCCGTGTCGATTTAGTTCTGCATACCGTCCCCTCGATTCAGTCCATATAGTCTCGCTAGTGCCTGCCAGGGCGATCCTCGCTCAGGCCAAGAAGGCGCATTGCGGAGGCGAAGCCAATGACGATCACCCGAAGGACCCTCATCCAGGCCGGTGTCGCTCTTCCCATCCTTTCCGTCACCGCGCGGGCGCAATCGACGACGGGCATTCTCCGGTTCGGCCTGTCGGCCTCGCCGCCGAATCTGCAGCCTTGGGTCAGCACCGGCGCATCGGCCGGCACCGTCAAGCTTCTCATCCATCGCAGCCTCGTCGCCTATGACAGCAAGGGCGAGCTGCGCGGCGAGCTGGCCGAATCCTGGTCGATCGACGGCGACGGCGCCTGGGTGTTCAAGCTGCGGCAGGGCGCGGTTTTCCACAATGGCGAGCCGGTGACGGCGGACGACGTCAAATGGTCGATCGATCAGATGGCCGCCGAGACCTCGACCGCCTATATGAAGGGCCAGTTCCAGGCGATCGCCCGGGTCGAGATCGCCGATCCACGCACGGTGCGCGTCGTGACCAGGGAGCCCGTGGCGACGCTGCCGAGCTGGTTCGCCAACTACAACACCTTCATCATCTGGCGGAAATCGCAGGCAAACGAGCCGATCGGCGCCGGTCCGTTCCGGCTGGTCGGCCAGGAGCGCGGCACCTCGCTCGAGCTGGCGCCCTTCGACAAGTTCTACAAGCAGGGATATCCGAAGCTGAAAGGCATCAAATTCATCGTCTATGCCGACGAGAATCTGCGCAACGCGGCGCTCATGTCGGGCGATGTGGACATGATCGAATACGTGCCCTGGCAGTCGATGGACGCGGTCGAGAAGGATCCGCGGCTCAAGCTCGATTCCGTCGAAGGGCCGTTCATGGACATTCTGTTCAACGGCTCGAAGCCGCCCTTCTCCGACCCGCGCGTCCGGCGCGCGGTCGCGCATGCGGTGAAGCGCGACGACATCGTCAAGGTGGCCTTCTTCGGCCGCGGCAAGCCGCTCGAGGGCGTGCCGGTCGTCGAGGGCACGCCCTGGTACGACAAGGAGCTGGCGCGCGGCTGGAACTATGATCCGGCCCGTGCCAAGGCGCTGCTTAGCGAGGCGGGTTACGCGAACGGATTCCAGACGACGATGCTGTCGACCGCGCAGTTCGGCATGCACAAGGATACCGCCGAGGTGGTGCAGCAATACCTGGCCGCGATCGGCATCCAAAGCGAGCTCAAGCTGCCGGACTGGTCGACGCGCGTCACGCTCGGAGGGCGCGGTCAATATGACATCGCGATCCATGGCGTCAGCGCCGACAACAACGATCCCGACGGGCTGACGGTGGTGCTCGATACCTCGCTGCCGACGACCTACAGCCGATCCTTCCAGCTCGCGGCGCCGCGCACGGCGGCGGCGCTGGCGCGCGGCCGGGGCGAATTCGATCAAGCCAAGCGCGTCCAGATCTACAAGGACATGCAGCGCGCTGCCTTGGAGGAGGTGCCGCTCGTCGGCCTCGCTTGGCGCAGCCAGGGCTACGGGATGGATCGCCGGGTCAAGGGCTTCACCAATCTGCCCGGCGCGCTCACCAACTCATCCGGCGGCATGCTCGAGGAGACCTATTTCGGATGACGCAGTGGCTGCTGCGGCGGGTCGCCGTCTCGGTGGCGCTCGCCTGGGTCGTGGCCACCATCGTCTTTCTGGCGCTCCATCTGGTTCCCGGCGATCCGGCCGAGCTGCTCTTGGCGACCGGGGGTGCGGCACCCGATCCGACGATCGTGGCGGAGCTGCGCCAGCGGCTGGGACTGGAGCGGCCGCTGATCGAGCAATATGCGGCGTTCCTCGGCGGCGTGCTCGAGGGCGATCTCGGCAAGTCGCTGGTCGACGACTATCCGGTTTCTAGCGAGATCGCCCTTCGCCTGCCGCGGACCCTCGAGCTCATCTTAGCGGGTTCCCTCATCGCGATCGCGCTTGGCATTCCCGGCGGCGCCTATGCCGGGTTGCGCCAGGGCGGGACCTTCGACCGCATCGCCTCGGCGACGGCGGGTCTGCTGCTGGCGGTTCCGGTGTTCGTGCTGGGCACGCTGCTCGTCCTCTTGCTGGCGCAGACGCTCCGCCTGACGCCGGCCGGCGGCTACACGCCGATTGCGCAAAATCCGGCGCAGCATTTCACCTTGCTGGCGCTGCCGGCAGTTGCCATCGCCAAGGGCCTTGCCGCCATTATCTTCCGCATGACCCGCGCCTCGGTCCTTGACGCGCTCTCGCGCGACTTCGTGCGCACGGCACGCGGCAAGGGCCTGTCGCCGCGGCGCGTGCTGGTCCGCCACGTGCTCCGCAACGCGTTGACGCCGGTCTTGACTGTGCTCGGCCTGCAGATGGGCACTCTTCTGGGAGGCACGGTGCTGGTCGAATATGTGTTCAACTGGCCGGGTCTCTCGACGCCGCTCCTGCGCGCGGTCGAAGCCCGCGACTATCCGATGGTGGTCGGCATCGTGCTGACGATTTCCGTATTGTTCCTGCTCATCAACCTCATCATGGATATCCTCTACGCCGTGCTCGATCCCCGTGTTCGCGCTGCATGAGGGGTACGCGTCGCATGAAGCGGCTGTGGGTGCCGGGCGCATGCGTCGGGTTCATCGTCTTCATCGCCCTTGCGGCTCCGCTCTTGGGCCTGCCGGATCCGGTTCGCCAGGACGTTCCGCAGAGGCTGTCCGGCACCGCGCCGGGGTCATGGCTGGGGCGGGACGAATTCGGGCGCGACGTGCTGTCGCGGCTGATCTGGGGTGCCCGCACTAGCCTCGCCGTCGCCTTCGCCTCGGCGCTTCTGGCATGCCTCCTCGGCACCGCGCTCGGTCTGATCGGCGGCTGGCTCAGGGGTGTGGGCGAGCTCTTGGCACTGCGCAGCGCCGACGTCATCCTCTGCTTTCCGCCGATCCTGCTGGCGCTCCTCGTCGTAACCCTGCTCGGGCCCGGTGCGGCCACGCTGATCCTGGTCGTGTCGGTGCTCTATCTGCCGGGTTTCGTCAGGGTCGCCTATGGCGAGGTCCTGTCGGCGAAGAGCCACGATTATGTCGAAGCGGTGCGCGCGCTGGGCGCGCCCACGGGACGCATCCTCATGCGCACGCTGTTGCCGAACATCGCCGGGCCCGTCCTGGTGCAGCTCTCGCTCGCGGTGGCGGCCGCGGTCGTGCTGGAGAGCGGACTGTCCTTCCTCGGTCTCGGCGTGGTGCCGCCGGCGCCGTCCTGGGGGCTGATGATTCGCGGCGCCCGTGCCACGATGGAGCAGGCGCCGTTGCTGCTCCTCTGGCCTTGCGCGGCGCTGACCTTGACCATCCTTGCGATGAATCGCCTCTGCGATGCGCTGCGCGACACGGTCGACCCGCGTACGCCCTCGGCGCGGCCGAGGCTACGCCTGGTCGACCACCTGCTGCCGGGACTGGCGCCACCGCTGTCGCAGGCGGCCGAGGCGACACTTGCCGTCAGCGACCTGACGATCGAGCTGGACCTGCCCCACGGACGCTTGCGCCCGGTCGAGGATGTCAGCCTCTCGGTCAAGGCCGGCGAGATGCTGGCGATCGTCGGCGAAAGCGGCTCCGGCAAGTCGCTGACGGCGCTGGCGGTCATGGGGCTGCTGCCGCCGGTCGCCAGGCCGGTGGCGGGATCCGCCTGGTTCGGGGGCAAGGACCTGCTCCGGCTGGACGAGCCGGCGCTGCGCCGGTTGCGCGGCGGCGCCATCGCGATGATCTACCAGGACCCGATGAGCAGCCTCAATCCGGTGCTTCGGGTCGGCGATCAGGTCACCGAAGCGATCCGCGCCCATCGCGCGCTCTCGATGGAAGCGGCACGCGCCGAAGCCTTGATGCTGTTCCGCCGCGTCGGCATCGCCGATCCGGAGCTGCGGCTCGCCGCATATCCGCACGAGATGTCGGGCGGCATGCGCCAACGCGTCATGATCGCGATGGCGCTGGCCAACCGGCCCCGGCTGCTCATCGCCGATGAGCCGACCACGGCGGTCGACGTCACGGTGCAGGCGCAGATTCTCGATCTCCTGATGGAGCTAAAGCGCGAGTCCGGCACCGCGCTCATTTTCATCACGCACAGCCTCAGCGTCGTCGCCGAAGTCGCCGATCGGGTGACGGTGATGTATGCGGGCCAGGTGGTCGAGGACGGTCTGGTCGAGGAGGTGTTTCAGGAACCGCTGCATCCCTATACGAGCGCCTTGCTCGCGGCATTGCCGGAAGGCGACGAGACGCCGACGGGAATTCCGGGGGTCGTGCCGCTGCCGAACGCGTTTCCCCCGGGCTGCCGCTTTGCTCCCAGGTGCGCCCATGCCGCATCGCGTTGCACGCAGGCGCCGATCCCGCTCCTGGAGGCGCGAGCCCGTCGCCGCACGCGCTGCATCCGCTGGGCGGAGCTGAGCTTAGGAGCCTGTCTGAGTGATGGACGCGGCAGCGTCGCGGCCGCGTCCATCACTCAGACAGGCTCCTGAGGCGGGAGAAGGTGGCATGAGCGAGACCGCCGCCGCGACGCCGCTGGTCGAAGCGAGGGTCGTATCGAAGACCTTCCTCGCCGGCGGGCTCTTTCGCCGCGGCCGCCCGGTGCAGGCGGTGCGCGCCGTCGACGCCTGGGTGGCGCGCGGCGAGACCGTCGGCTTGGTCGGCGAATCCGGTTCCGGCAAGAGCACGCTCGGCCGGCTGCTGCTCGGCCTGCTCGCCGCCACCGAAGGCTCCGTCCGCTTCGACGGCAAGCCGCTGGAGGCCATGACGCGGACCGCTCTGCGCCGGCAGCGGCGGCGCATGCAGATCGTCTTCCAGGATCCCTTCGGCAGCCTCGATCCGCGCCGTCGCGTCGGCGCGCAGATCGGGGACGGGCTGGCGATTCATCGCATCGTTCCGCCGGGCGAGCGCCGGGCGCGGGTGGCCGATCTCCTGGTCAAGGTCGGACTCGACCCTGAGCACGCCGAGCGCTTTCCCCATGAGTTCTCCGGCGGCCAGCGGCAGCGGATCGGCATCGCGCGCGCCTTGTCCACCGGGCCCGACTTTCTCGTCGCCGATGAGCCGGTGAGTTCCCTCGACGTCTCGATCCAGGCGCAGATCGTCCGGCTGTTGGCCGATCTGCGCCTGGAGCTCGGGCTGGCCATGCTGTTTATCAGCCACGATCTGTCGGTCGTGCGGCATCTCTGCCGCCGCGTCATGGTGATGTATCTTGGCCGCGTGGTGGAGGAAGGTGCCGCGGCGACGATCTTCTCGGCACCGGCGCATCCCTACACAAGGGCGCTGCTTTCGGCGACGCCGCGCCTGCATCGCGCCCAGCGCCGAACGCGCATTCTTCTCGCGGGTGATCCGCCGAGCCCGTCGAATCCGCCGTCGGGCTGCGTCTTTCGCACGCGCTGCGCCCATGCGGTCCCGCGCTGCGCGGAAACCGTGCCGGAGCTCAGTCCCTTCGGCGAGGCGCGCCGCGTCGCCTGCCTCCGCGCCGACGAGATCGCCTGATTCAGGCCGGCAGCACCATCAACATTCTCTCAAAGGAGCACATAGGTGGTTTCTCACACGACTCCCAAGGTCCATATGGGAACCCTCACCGGCGGCGAGGGACGCGAGCTCTATCAACGAAACCCCATCGTTCTGCTGCCGATGGGCAGCCAGGAGGATCAGGGGCCGCACGCGCCCATGGGCGACTATCTCTTGGCGGAGAAGATCGCCGAGCTGGCGGCTCTGCGCGCCTGCGAACGCGGGGTGCGCACGGTGGTCGCCCCGGTGCTGCCGTTCGGCGGCGCCGACTGGTTCGGAGCGATGCCCGGCGGCATCGCCATCTCCCAGGCGACCCTGACGATCTTCATCGACGAGATGATCGAGAACCTGCGCCGCCACGGGCTCACCCGGCTCATCGTCATCAACGGCCATGGCGGCAATGTCGGCCCGATCGCGGAAGTGGCGCGCGAAAACTATCGTCGCGACGGCCTCGTCATACCGAGCCTCTATCTCTGGCGGATCGGCTACGCGCTCTTGCCGAAGATCGTCGGCGCCGAGAAATCCGCCAAGGTCTCCGGCCACGGCGCCGATCCGGTGACCAGCACCGCCATGCATCTCTTCCCCGAGCTGATGCGCCCGGATCTCATTCCGGAAGGAAAGCCGCTGAAGCGCGACAAGACCCTCGACCTGCCGTTCACCGCACTGGGCTCCGCCAGCTTCGAAGGTGCGGAAGTCGGCATGCCGAACGAATATGACGAGGTCTACTGGACCGGCGTCGGCAAGGGCGATCCGCGCCTCTGCTCGGCCGACACGGGGGCCCAGATGACCGAGCAGCTCACGGAAATCTGTGCCCGCTTCATCAGCCACTTTGCCGGGAAGGTCGCAGCCTGAGGCCGATGGGCGGCCACGGCTCGGCTCTCGCCCTGAGCCAACGTTACGCGTATCAGGGTGCGATTAGGGTCTCCTCGACGAGGACGGGTGTCATTTACCCCGCGTAAGCGCCATGATCTCATCGGTCGACATGCGCACGGTCGCGCTTCCCCAGAGGCGGCGTACCACATTCTCACCGCGGCTCTCGTGTTTTTGCGTCCTGGCGCGGACGATCCGCACCGACCGGCCATCAAGGATGAAGTCCACCTCGGTATGCGGCCGTAGTCCAGCACGCTCGCGGATATGAGCGGGGATCGTCACTTGGCCTTTCGAGGTGATTCGCATGCCGGTTCTCCTACTCTGACAGGCAAGAGCAATCAAACAGTCGCAAGACGTATGGGATGGCACCGAGCAAAATCCGGCCAGATCCGTCTAGAGCGATCTGGCGCATAAACTCGAAGAATGAATAGCGTGCCTACACGGCGCGCTTAGCGATCTCGGGCTCTGCTCGCGAGAATGCGACCGTGCGCGCGCCCATTTCCAGCAGCTTCAAATCTGACGACTGCCACGAAAGGCTATCGTCATAGATGATCAACTGATCAAGCAATGGATTATGCGCCAACTTCACATCGAGGTTCGCCACCAATCGAGCATTCACTGAAGACGCTTCACTGACCACAGGATCAATCAGCAATTTCCGGTCGCCGCTCAGATAGACTACGTGAACGAATTTGTGCAACTTCGCGCTGGCTCCGATGATCGGCGCGTCCCTCTTAAGGTTGTCGTGAAAATACCTGCCGAGAAGAGCGGCCAAGTCCTCTCGGAAGTTACGAGGCGTACGAAAACGAAGGTTCTTTAGCGCCCAATCCGCAACTTCCTTCGATGCATTCGCAACCAGCATGATCGCCGCGGGAATTGCATCGATTGGGATTGCCGGGGAAACGATCGATCCGGCGCTTACGCCTAAGCCATAATACTTGATCCTTGTGCGGATTGTGCTGTCCGATACCTCGGCCTTTAGCCCAGAACCGATCATTTCTGCAATTGCGCCACCTTCATCCGACACAATGAACTCGTCTTCACCGCCGCGGACCACAACAGAGACCGCGCCGTTCGACGGATATAGGACGTGCGTAGACACGCGCACGCCATCGTCGAGCTGGATCGCCTCGACGGTGCGAGATAGCATTTCGATGATGGCCCGCGGTGTGATCACAAGAGCCTCGTCCTTGGCGGAAGAACAATTAAGCCCTTCGCCGGTTGCTCAATATTTGTATCTCCGCAAAACCAACGGAGGGAGCTGTCAAATGAGCGCACCCCCTCTGGCATTATCCTAGCATTCTTTAGCTGCTCTGGCAATACCGACCTAGTACTAAATCGTCGATTGTCAGCCCAGGAATGGTAATGCGGCTGCATGAACGAATGTTCCAAAATATCTGATGGACGATCGAAGGAATTAACGTGCAGTTC
This genomic window from Pseudomonadota bacterium contains:
- a CDS encoding ABC transporter permease; its protein translation is MSSDALAAAQRIGLARPRRRGWQATLRRFSRHRLFMVGFVLCAIVLFCALFADVIATHDPVRIRMREAFQTTSAAHLFGTDSLGRDIFSRVVYGARVSLAIGLSTVVLSGAFGVLFGVLAGYFMAWDDAIMRFMDALMSFPPVLLALAIAAALGPSATNVVLAIFVPYVPRTARLVRASALTVRELDFVSAARAIGAGDVRIVFRHILPNCLAPLIVQLTFVFAIAVLSEAALSFLGLGPPPPTPSWGNIIADGRDYLREAWWICLFPGIAISLTVLGLNLLGDGLRDLIDPRLKVEQ
- a CDS encoding LysR family transcriptional regulator — protein: MRRLNLDQLQALNDVVQLGSFSAAAERRGLTQPAVSLQVRQLEERLGIRLVERGGKRVRATAAGLVLIERAKRIDEAVADALESVAEHRSGISGRVSLGTGATVCIYVLPPILKELRRAYPGLEIVVSTGNSPEILKALEENRIDAALVTMPVPGRSLRATPVLNDELVAVFPMAEAPMRASVTAAMLAERPVILYEAGGHARGVIDRWFKAGGRRCRPIMELGSVEAIKKLVEAGLGAAVLPRLAVADPSLTEGMAIRPLRPRVYRRLALVLRRDKHVDRGLGELVRAIGALAPSAGRGAGATARP
- a CDS encoding MFS transporter codes for the protein MPQIMAFVHRTAFKHSLGRFFSLFALPPAIGGSVHALGITQIVCWGTTFYAPAVISDPIIAEMGWSRTEVFGAFSLSLILGALVSRPAGRALDRHGGRTLMAMGSAVCALGLLVLSLAPSLPVYLAGWLVLGVGMRLSLYEAAFATLTEIAGTEARRAISALTFYGGFASSVFWPLGWALASWVGWRGALVIFAALNLMVCLPLHLWCLPARKPRATKAASPGSTNGDSGRLEGTLRRLAMVAFTLAFALMTYVNSALSAHIIDTLVAMGLSGKEAVSVASLRGFGQVGARVSEFLFAAGLDPVWLAIIAVGLTPLALVVLFLGGGFVIATVFSLGQGASNGLVTIARGAAPLVVFGAEGYGQLLGTMAGPALIASAVAPLVHAAVIDRWGHGAALWSMLLVALAALSALAVLAAALRGARRGR
- a CDS encoding peptide ABC transporter substrate-binding protein, whose translation is MTITRRTLIQAGVALPILSVTARAQSTTGILRFGLSASPPNLQPWVSTGASAGTVKLLIHRSLVAYDSKGELRGELAESWSIDGDGAWVFKLRQGAVFHNGEPVTADDVKWSIDQMAAETSTAYMKGQFQAIARVEIADPRTVRVVTREPVATLPSWFANYNTFIIWRKSQANEPIGAGPFRLVGQERGTSLELAPFDKFYKQGYPKLKGIKFIVYADENLRNAALMSGDVDMIEYVPWQSMDAVEKDPRLKLDSVEGPFMDILFNGSKPPFSDPRVRRAVAHAVKRDDIVKVAFFGRGKPLEGVPVVEGTPWYDKELARGWNYDPARAKALLSEAGYANGFQTTMLSTAQFGMHKDTAEVVQQYLAAIGIQSELKLPDWSTRVTLGGRGQYDIAIHGVSADNNDPDGLTVVLDTSLPTTYSRSFQLAAPRTAAALARGRGEFDQAKRVQIYKDMQRAALEEVPLVGLAWRSQGYGMDRRVKGFTNLPGALTNSSGGMLEETYFG
- a CDS encoding ABC transporter permease; its protein translation is MTQWLLRRVAVSVALAWVVATIVFLALHLVPGDPAELLLATGGAAPDPTIVAELRQRLGLERPLIEQYAAFLGGVLEGDLGKSLVDDYPVSSEIALRLPRTLELILAGSLIAIALGIPGGAYAGLRQGGTFDRIASATAGLLLAVPVFVLGTLLVLLLAQTLRLTPAGGYTPIAQNPAQHFTLLALPAVAIAKGLAAIIFRMTRASVLDALSRDFVRTARGKGLSPRRVLVRHVLRNALTPVLTVLGLQMGTLLGGTVLVEYVFNWPGLSTPLLRAVEARDYPMVVGIVLTISVLFLLINLIMDILYAVLDPRVRAA
- a CDS encoding dipeptide/oligopeptide/nickel ABC transporter permease/ATP-binding protein yields the protein MKRLWVPGACVGFIVFIALAAPLLGLPDPVRQDVPQRLSGTAPGSWLGRDEFGRDVLSRLIWGARTSLAVAFASALLACLLGTALGLIGGWLRGVGELLALRSADVILCFPPILLALLVVTLLGPGAATLILVVSVLYLPGFVRVAYGEVLSAKSHDYVEAVRALGAPTGRILMRTLLPNIAGPVLVQLSLAVAAAVVLESGLSFLGLGVVPPAPSWGLMIRGARATMEQAPLLLLWPCAALTLTILAMNRLCDALRDTVDPRTPSARPRLRLVDHLLPGLAPPLSQAAEATLAVSDLTIELDLPHGRLRPVEDVSLSVKAGEMLAIVGESGSGKSLTALAVMGLLPPVARPVAGSAWFGGKDLLRLDEPALRRLRGGAIAMIYQDPMSSLNPVLRVGDQVTEAIRAHRALSMEAARAEALMLFRRVGIADPELRLAAYPHEMSGGMRQRVMIAMALANRPRLLIADEPTTAVDVTVQAQILDLLMELKRESGTALIFITHSLSVVAEVADRVTVMYAGQVVEDGLVEEVFQEPLHPYTSALLAALPEGDETPTGIPGVVPLPNAFPPGCRFAPRCAHAASRCTQAPIPLLEARARRRTRCIRWAELSLGACLSDGRGSVAAASITQTGS
- a CDS encoding ATP-binding cassette domain-containing protein → MSETAAATPLVEARVVSKTFLAGGLFRRGRPVQAVRAVDAWVARGETVGLVGESGSGKSTLGRLLLGLLAATEGSVRFDGKPLEAMTRTALRRQRRRMQIVFQDPFGSLDPRRRVGAQIGDGLAIHRIVPPGERRARVADLLVKVGLDPEHAERFPHEFSGGQRQRIGIARALSTGPDFLVADEPVSSLDVSIQAQIVRLLADLRLELGLAMLFISHDLSVVRHLCRRVMVMYLGRVVEEGAAATIFSAPAHPYTRALLSATPRLHRAQRRTRILLAGDPPSPSNPPSGCVFRTRCAHAVPRCAETVPELSPFGEARRVACLRADEIA
- a CDS encoding creatininase family protein; translation: MGTLTGGEGRELYQRNPIVLLPMGSQEDQGPHAPMGDYLLAEKIAELAALRACERGVRTVVAPVLPFGGADWFGAMPGGIAISQATLTIFIDEMIENLRRHGLTRLIVINGHGGNVGPIAEVARENYRRDGLVIPSLYLWRIGYALLPKIVGAEKSAKVSGHGADPVTSTAMHLFPELMRPDLIPEGKPLKRDKTLDLPFTALGSASFEGAEVGMPNEYDEVYWTGVGKGDPRLCSADTGAQMTEQLTEICARFISHFAGKVAA
- a CDS encoding AbrB/MazE/SpoVT family DNA-binding domain-containing protein, with translation MRITSKGQVTIPAHIRERAGLRPHTEVDFILDGRSVRIVRARTQKHESRGENVVRRLWGSATVRMSTDEIMALTRGK